Proteins from a genomic interval of Bifidobacterium longum subsp. infantis ATCC 15697 = JCM 1222 = DSM 20088:
- a CDS encoding type IV secretory system conjugative DNA transfer family protein — translation MASIPRTAHLAIIGESNSGKGSVIANIIRQEVEAGGEVWFIDLKSGMEAENYAAVLDNKAYSLQEAKDLLSAFNMDVDTRAERWRGQVRTVDDQHERHRLLVIDEAADLIRSGSDKKTSDACVESIRSALSRSRALNCTVVVSTQNPRVSTSLPYRSLLLTTLALRLNSKSEAVMALGEDAVQRGARPWQISFNRPGDGYLWDSESNTVRYIHVPFMTDQDIHSLRRPGTDDEAGEATAGARSHPTNKLWGLLRRPRKG, via the coding sequence ATGGCCTCGATACCCCGCACCGCCCACCTCGCCATCATCGGTGAATCCAATTCCGGCAAGGGCAGCGTCATCGCAAACATCATCAGGCAAGAAGTGGAGGCTGGCGGGGAAGTCTGGTTCATTGATTTGAAGTCCGGCATGGAGGCCGAAAACTACGCCGCCGTGCTCGATAACAAGGCTTACTCCTTGCAAGAAGCGAAAGATCTTCTCTCCGCTTTCAACATGGACGTGGACACACGAGCCGAACGTTGGCGTGGGCAAGTCCGCACCGTCGATGATCAGCATGAGCGGCACCGCCTGCTCGTCATTGATGAGGCCGCCGATCTCATCCGTTCCGGTTCTGATAAGAAGACTTCGGACGCGTGCGTGGAGTCCATTAGATCGGCACTGTCTCGGTCTAGAGCATTGAACTGTACCGTGGTCGTGTCCACGCAGAACCCGCGCGTGAGCACCAGTCTCCCCTATCGCAGTCTGCTGCTTACCACGTTAGCGTTGCGTCTGAATTCCAAGAGCGAGGCTGTGATGGCCCTTGGCGAGGACGCCGTGCAGCGTGGTGCCCGCCCATGGCAGATCAGTTTCAACCGTCCCGGTGATGGCTATTTGTGGGATAGCGAGTCCAATACCGTGCGGTATATCCATGTGCCGTTCATGACGGATCAGGACATCCACTCACTGCGACGCCCCGGCACTGACGACGAAGCGGGCGAAGCGACAGCGGGAGCCCGTTCACACCCGACAAACAAGTTGTGGGGGCTACTACGACGCCCCCGCAAGGGATGA
- a CDS encoding Rep family protein: MRDMTHQRKATNEKGRYWAGLIYPDSCPDDWKDRMKISGLEILVSPVHDQDIADIATGELKKPHRHVIAMWANTTTRQNAERFFEQFGGPKMILRLENPRGMARYLIHMDDPDKAPYSPEDVLEFNGADWKKNRTG; encoded by the coding sequence ATGAGGGACATGACTCATCAGAGAAAAGCTACGAACGAAAAAGGCAGGTACTGGGCTGGCCTAATCTATCCCGATAGTTGTCCCGACGATTGGAAAGACCGAATGAAGATCAGCGGTCTGGAAATCCTTGTTTCTCCCGTACACGATCAGGACATTGCCGACATCGCCACTGGCGAACTGAAGAAGCCACACCGCCATGTAATCGCAATGTGGGCCAACACGACCACACGCCAGAACGCCGAGCGTTTCTTTGAGCAATTCGGCGGCCCAAAGATGATCCTGCGATTGGAGAATCCCCGTGGCATGGCTCGATACCTGATCCACATGGATGATCCGGATAAGGCTCCATACAGTCCCGAAGACGTGCTCGAGTTCAACGGTGCGGACTGGAAAAAAAATCGCACTGGTTGA